One Sphingomonas sabuli genomic region harbors:
- the rdgB gene encoding RdgB/HAM1 family non-canonical purine NTP pyrophosphatase translates to MRPIGDKLVIATHNPGKLREISDLLRPLGITCVSADELDLPEPEEIGVTFVDNADLKARQAADLSGFPALADDSGLCIEALGGRPGIFSARWAEDAHGNRDWMRAMQRAWDEAQATDPDAPPAAHFACALALAWPNDGQAESFEGRVDGTLTWPPRGDRGFGYDPMFVPVGHDQTFGEMDPEQKHAMSHRADAFRKLLAALDPSRSS, encoded by the coding sequence GTGAGGCCGATCGGCGACAAGCTGGTCATCGCGACCCACAATCCCGGCAAGTTGCGCGAGATTTCCGACCTGCTGCGGCCGCTCGGCATTACCTGCGTCAGCGCCGACGAACTCGATCTCCCCGAACCGGAGGAGATCGGCGTTACCTTCGTCGATAATGCCGACCTCAAGGCGCGCCAGGCGGCGGACCTGTCCGGTTTTCCCGCGCTCGCCGACGATAGCGGCCTGTGCATCGAAGCGCTGGGCGGCCGGCCCGGCATCTTTTCCGCCCGCTGGGCCGAGGATGCGCACGGCAACCGCGACTGGATGCGGGCGATGCAACGCGCGTGGGATGAAGCGCAGGCGACCGATCCCGACGCGCCGCCCGCCGCTCATTTCGCCTGTGCGCTGGCGCTGGCCTGGCCCAATGACGGCCAGGCGGAAAGCTTCGAAGGCCGCGTCGACGGCACGCTCACCTGGCCGCCGCGCGGCGACAGGGGCTTCGGCTACGACCCGATGTTCGTCCCCGTCGGCCACGACCAGACGTTCGGCGAGATGGACCCGGAGCAGAAGCACGCGATGAGCCATCGCGCCGACGCCTTCCGCAAGCTGCTGGCCGCGCTTGACCCTTCACGTTC
- the rph gene encoding ribonuclease PH: MRPSGRAPDQMRDISFEPNFTRHAEGSVLVSFGDTRVLVTASVEEKVPPFLRGKGKGWVTAEYGMLPRATHTRGNREAAKGKQSGRTQEIQRLIGRSLRAVVDLPKLGERQITLDCDVIQADGGTRTASISGAWVALRIAVDKLLDSKALTEDPIRTQVAAVSCGIFKGTPVLDLDYDEDSSAGSDGNFVLTGDGNIVEAQLTAEGELFDEEQLLRLLRLARIGCDEIFAAQRKAAGK; encoded by the coding sequence ATGCGCCCGTCCGGCCGCGCCCCAGACCAGATGCGTGATATCAGCTTCGAGCCGAATTTCACGCGCCATGCCGAAGGGTCGGTGCTGGTCAGCTTCGGCGACACCCGAGTCCTCGTCACCGCCTCCGTCGAGGAGAAGGTCCCGCCGTTCCTGCGCGGCAAGGGCAAGGGCTGGGTCACCGCCGAATATGGCATGCTGCCCCGCGCCACCCATACCCGCGGCAACCGCGAGGCGGCCAAGGGCAAGCAGTCCGGGCGAACCCAGGAAATCCAGCGCCTGATCGGGCGCTCGCTGCGTGCGGTGGTCGATCTGCCGAAGCTCGGCGAACGCCAGATCACCCTCGACTGCGACGTCATCCAGGCCGACGGCGGCACGCGCACCGCGTCGATCTCCGGCGCCTGGGTCGCGTTGCGCATTGCGGTCGACAAGCTGCTCGATTCCAAGGCGCTGACCGAAGACCCGATCCGCACGCAGGTCGCGGCGGTCAGCTGCGGCATCTTCAAGGGCACGCCGGTGCTCGACCTCGATTATGACGAGGACAGCAGCGCCGGCTCCGACGGCAATTTCGTGCTCACTGGCGACGGCAATATCGTCGAGGCGCAGCTGACGGCCGAGGGCGAATTGTTCGACGAAGAACAATTGCTGCGCCTGCTGCGGCTGGCGCGGATCGGCTGCGACGAGATTTTCGCCGCCCAGCGCAAGGCCGCCGGCAAGTGA
- a CDS encoding DUF6438 domain-containing protein → MRMFVAAGSLMLAACTAVPAEAPGAQGSPDAPAAGSVETIRYETQACYGFCPVYVVTVGSDGTGQFEGGQHTAVTGPRSFTVTPAQFADFKQRLEPYRPQGERRVADPNCGGRLATDMPSVDVTWTQKGPSSHLYVYYGCNREANRAMFEALRTAPEALPIAAFIGSR, encoded by the coding sequence ATGCGGATGTTCGTGGCAGCGGGAAGCCTGATGCTGGCCGCCTGTACCGCCGTTCCGGCCGAGGCGCCGGGCGCGCAGGGCTCACCGGACGCGCCGGCCGCGGGGTCGGTCGAAACGATCCGCTACGAAACGCAGGCCTGTTACGGCTTCTGCCCGGTGTACGTCGTCACGGTCGGGTCGGACGGGACCGGCCAGTTCGAAGGGGGCCAGCACACCGCTGTCACCGGCCCGCGATCGTTCACGGTGACGCCCGCGCAGTTTGCCGACTTCAAACAGCGCCTGGAACCGTACCGGCCGCAGGGCGAGCGGCGCGTCGCCGATCCGAATTGCGGCGGCCGGCTGGCGACCGACATGCCATCGGTCGACGTTACCTGGACGCAGAAGGGGCCGTCGTCCCACCTCTACGTTTATTACGGCTGCAACCGGGAGGCCAACCGCGCGATGTTTGAGGCGTTGCGCACCGCGCCCGAGGCGTTGCCGATCGCGGCGTTCATCGGCAGCCGTTGA
- the hrcA gene encoding heat-inducible transcriptional repressor HrcA, with the protein MAVPPITELSDRMRDIFGLVVESYLERGQPVGSKALAGSISLSPASIRGVMSELEERGLLTHPHTSAGRVPTESGLRLFVDGIMQASSPNPREQAEIERQIGREQPIEDALAAATTALSGLSQAAGVVLAPKQELRLRQFSLVPLSAERALAVLVGADGSVENRVVDLDPGTSASALEQVTNFVNARLAGMTLVEAEARLRLEIRERKDAIDAAAAELVASGLAAWTQDQQRRPVLIVRGQANLLDDHAAADLDRVRMLLDELENRQEIARLLEGARDAPGCRIFIGSENRMFALSGSSVIAAPYRGSHGQVVGVVGVIGPTRLNYARVVPMVDFTAKALTRLIG; encoded by the coding sequence ATGGCCGTCCCGCCGATCACCGAACTGAGCGACCGCATGCGCGATATCTTCGGGCTGGTCGTCGAATCCTACCTGGAGCGCGGGCAGCCGGTCGGGTCGAAGGCGCTGGCCGGAAGCATCAGCCTGTCGCCCGCGTCGATTCGCGGCGTGATGTCGGAGCTGGAGGAGCGCGGGCTGCTGACTCACCCGCACACGTCCGCCGGGCGGGTCCCGACCGAAAGCGGCCTTCGGCTGTTCGTCGACGGCATCATGCAGGCGTCCAGCCCGAACCCGCGCGAACAGGCTGAAATCGAGCGCCAGATTGGCCGCGAACAGCCGATCGAGGACGCGCTTGCCGCGGCCACCACGGCGCTGTCGGGGTTGAGTCAGGCGGCCGGCGTGGTGCTGGCGCCGAAGCAGGAATTGCGGCTGCGTCAGTTCAGCCTTGTGCCCTTGTCGGCGGAACGGGCGCTGGCGGTGCTGGTCGGCGCCGACGGGTCGGTCGAAAACCGCGTCGTCGACCTCGATCCGGGGACCAGCGCGAGCGCGCTCGAACAGGTAACCAATTTCGTGAATGCGCGGCTGGCGGGCATGACCCTGGTCGAGGCGGAGGCGCGGCTGCGGCTGGAAATCCGCGAGCGCAAGGATGCCATCGACGCGGCGGCGGCGGAGCTGGTCGCGTCGGGCCTTGCCGCCTGGACGCAGGACCAGCAGCGCCGTCCGGTGCTGATCGTGCGCGGGCAGGCGAACCTGCTCGACGACCATGCGGCGGCCGACCTCGACCGGGTGCGAATGCTGCTCGACGAGCTGGAAAACCGGCAGGAGATCGCTCGGCTGCTGGAAGGCGCGCGCGACGCGCCGGGGTGCCGCATCTTCATCGGCAGCGAGAACCGGATGTTCGCCTTGTCCGGGTCTTCCGTCATCGCCGCGCCCTATCGCGGGAGCCATGGGCAGGTAGTCGGCGTTGTCGGCGTGATCGGCCCCACTCGGTTGAACTATGCCCGGGTGGTCCCCATGGTGGATTTCACGGCCAAGGCCCTAACGAGATTGATTGGATGA
- the grpE gene encoding nucleotide exchange factor GrpE gives MQDNDDFHEDAEQIRRETADEAPELAEHDRLAELEKALEDANSKALYAAAETQNVRRRLEQEKQQAAAYASSTFARDMLAIKDNLDRALAAVSDELRGDKVASNFLAGIEATARELDAAFSRNGVTRIDAKGQKLDPHKHQAMVEIPTGDAEPGTIVEEMQAGYMLKDRLLRPALVGVAKSPD, from the coding sequence ATGCAGGACAACGACGACTTTCACGAGGACGCCGAACAGATCCGCCGGGAGACCGCGGACGAGGCGCCCGAGCTTGCCGAGCACGACCGTCTGGCGGAGCTGGAAAAAGCGCTTGAAGACGCCAACAGCAAGGCGCTGTACGCGGCCGCGGAAACGCAGAACGTGCGCCGCCGGCTGGAACAGGAAAAGCAGCAGGCTGCGGCCTATGCGTCCTCTACCTTCGCCCGCGACATGCTGGCGATCAAGGACAACCTCGACCGGGCGCTGGCCGCGGTTAGCGACGAATTGCGCGGCGACAAGGTGGCCAGCAACTTCCTTGCCGGGATCGAGGCGACGGCGCGCGAACTGGACGCCGCTTTTTCCCGCAACGGCGTGACCCGCATCGACGCCAAGGGTCAGAAGCTCGATCCGCACAAGCACCAGGCGATGGTCGAGATTCCCACCGGCGATGCCGAGCCCGGCACGATCGTCGAGGAGATGCAGGCCGGTTACATGCTCAAGGATCGATTGTTGCGCCCGGCCCTGGTCGGGGTCGCGAAGTCGCCGGACTGA
- a CDS encoding M24 family metallopeptidase, whose product MRGWGAVLLTVAALGAPVAAARAVQSNADAEVLGPKLPPIPTPREEARIRDQLLTERVKTILPRLMREQGIDAWVLSAREYADDVVMKSFFAGEQMTARRQTILLIVDPGAGQPLETHSIARYKVGDIFKPAWQPESKVGQFDRLAAMLRGRNVRRIAINVSPDNAFADGLSKGQHDAMMAAFGPELAARTVSSSPLVTRWLETRTPAELKRQGEVVRITHAILGEMYSRKVITPGRTSADDARWWLRERIAGLGLGTWFSPSISIFRNGSKELDGDAVIQPGDLLHVDFGVTLYGLNSDVQHLAYVLRPGEREAPAGLRAGLRQANRMQALLLDALPGSASGNGALVKVRAAMAREGIDGTVYSHPLGLHGHGAGPAIGFWDDQAPSPRGAAGIYPNTGWSIELQATAAVPEWGGQKVPFRLEENGWWDGRAFHWFDGHQQAFHLIPGDPAR is encoded by the coding sequence ATGCGCGGCTGGGGGGCGGTCCTGCTGACGGTCGCGGCGCTGGGGGCGCCGGTGGCGGCTGCACGCGCGGTGCAGTCGAATGCGGATGCGGAGGTGCTGGGGCCCAAATTGCCGCCAATCCCGACGCCGCGCGAAGAGGCGCGGATTCGCGACCAGTTGCTGACCGAGCGGGTGAAGACGATCCTGCCGCGGCTGATGCGCGAGCAGGGGATCGATGCCTGGGTGCTGAGCGCCCGCGAATATGCCGACGATGTCGTGATGAAGAGTTTCTTCGCCGGCGAGCAAATGACCGCGCGGCGGCAGACCATCCTGCTGATCGTCGATCCGGGCGCGGGCCAGCCGCTCGAGACGCATTCCATCGCCCGCTACAAGGTCGGCGACATCTTCAAGCCGGCGTGGCAGCCGGAAAGCAAGGTCGGGCAATTCGACCGGCTCGCGGCGATGCTGCGCGGGCGCAACGTGCGCCGGATCGCGATCAACGTGTCCCCCGACAACGCCTTCGCCGACGGGCTGAGCAAGGGGCAACATGACGCGATGATGGCGGCATTCGGGCCGGAGCTTGCGGCGCGGACGGTATCGTCCAGCCCGCTGGTCACGCGCTGGCTGGAAACCCGGACGCCGGCGGAGCTGAAGCGGCAGGGCGAAGTGGTCCGGATTACGCATGCCATCCTTGGCGAAATGTATTCGCGCAAGGTCATCACGCCGGGCAGGACGAGTGCGGACGATGCCCGCTGGTGGCTGCGCGAGCGGATTGCCGGGCTTGGCCTTGGCACCTGGTTCAGCCCGTCAATTTCGATTTTCCGCAACGGGTCGAAGGAACTGGACGGCGATGCCGTCATCCAGCCGGGCGACCTGCTCCACGTCGATTTCGGCGTGACGCTCTATGGCCTCAATAGCGACGTCCAGCACCTGGCCTACGTCCTGCGCCCCGGCGAGCGCGAGGCGCCGGCGGGGCTTCGCGCGGGGCTGCGCCAGGCCAACCGGATGCAGGCGCTGTTGCTGGACGCCCTGCCGGGATCGGCGTCGGGCAACGGCGCGCTGGTCAAGGTTCGGGCCGCGATGGCGCGCGAAGGCATCGACGGGACCGTCTATTCGCATCCGCTGGGCCTGCACGGCCACGGCGCAGGACCGGCAATCGGCTTCTGGGACGACCAGGCCCCGAGCCCGCGCGGGGCGGCCGGAATCTACCCCAATACCGGCTGGTCGATCGAGCTACAGGCGACCGCGGCCGTGCCCGAATGGGGCGGCCAGAAAGTGCCCTTCCGGCTGGAGGAAAACGGCTGGTGGGACGGCCGCGCCTTCCACTGGTTCGATGGTCACCAGCAAGCCTTCCACCTGATCCCGGGCGATCCGGCGCGTTAG
- a CDS encoding vgr related protein, whose translation MHDTASRSLTTGEIALARSVFGDAIDYRAVKLVRRKWWPLQPKNVAMAPCGNIHFHPHGDSWSDDFAGERLSLQGFFIHEMTHVWQAQRSGRYFLPLMRHPFCRYRYTYVPGRPFARYGLEQQAEIVRHVFLRERGMGIEAPPRSLLPFADGIRA comes from the coding sequence ATGCACGACACGGCTTCCCGCTCCCTCACGACAGGCGAAATCGCGCTGGCCCGCTCCGTTTTCGGCGATGCGATCGATTATCGCGCCGTAAAGCTCGTCCGCCGCAAGTGGTGGCCGCTACAGCCGAAGAATGTCGCCATGGCCCCGTGCGGCAACATCCACTTCCACCCGCACGGGGACAGCTGGTCCGACGATTTCGCCGGCGAACGGCTGTCGCTGCAGGGCTTCTTCATCCACGAAATGACTCACGTCTGGCAGGCGCAGCGCAGCGGCCGCTATTTCCTGCCGCTGATGCGCCATCCCTTTTGCCGCTATCGCTACACCTACGTCCCGGGCCGGCCGTTCGCCCGCTACGGACTGGAACAGCAGGCCGAAATCGTCCGCCATGTCTTCCTCCGCGAACGGGGCATGGGGATCGAAGCGCCGCCGCGCTCGCTACTGCCCTTCGCCGACGGAATCCGCGCCTGA
- a CDS encoding acyl carrier protein encodes MSETADRVKKIVVEHLGVEADKVTEEASFIDDLGADSLDIVELVMAFEEEFNVEIPDDAAEKIATVKDAIDYIDQNQG; translated from the coding sequence ATGAGCGAGACTGCCGATCGGGTTAAGAAGATCGTTGTCGAGCACCTCGGCGTCGAAGCCGACAAGGTGACCGAAGAAGCCAGCTTCATCGACGATCTCGGCGCCGACAGCCTCGACATCGTCGAGCTGGTCATGGCTTTCGAAGAAGAGTTCAACGTCGAGATTCCGGACGATGCCGCCGAGAAGATCGCGACGGTCAAGGACGCCATCGACTATATCGACCAGAACCAGGGTTAA
- the fabF gene encoding beta-ketoacyl-ACP synthase II: MRRVVVTGLGLVTPLGGDVETTWRNLIAGRSGIAPITRFDTSDQKATIAGEVKAKDHEFGFDPDKRVDAKVQRQVDPFIVYAIDAAGQALEDAGLTDMSEAERERAGVSIGSGIGGLPGIESESNVLAEKGPGRVSPHFVHGRLINLTSGQVSIKYGLMGPNHSVVTACSTGAHSIGDAARMIKDDDADIMLAGGAESTINPLGVAGFAQARALNTSFNDRPEQASRPYDKGREGFVMGEGAGVVVLEEYEHAKARGAKIYAEVVGYGLSGDAYHVTAPHPEGRGAELAMRMALKKAGLGPCDIDYVNAHGTSTMADTIELAAVKRVLGDDLCGASMSSTKSAIGHLLGGAGAVEAIFCILAIRDQIVPPTLNLDDPDEGTEGVDLVPHKAKKREVKAVLNNSFGFGGTNASLIMKAV, translated from the coding sequence ATGCGTCGTGTAGTCGTGACGGGTCTGGGGCTTGTGACCCCGCTTGGCGGCGATGTCGAAACGACGTGGCGCAACCTGATCGCGGGGAGGAGCGGCATTGCGCCGATCACCCGGTTCGATACCAGCGACCAGAAGGCGACGATCGCCGGCGAGGTGAAGGCCAAGGACCATGAATTCGGCTTCGACCCGGACAAGCGGGTCGATGCCAAGGTCCAGCGGCAGGTCGATCCGTTCATCGTCTATGCGATCGACGCGGCCGGCCAGGCGCTGGAAGATGCTGGGCTGACCGACATGAGCGAGGCCGAACGCGAGCGCGCCGGCGTGTCGATCGGGTCGGGCATCGGCGGCCTGCCGGGCATCGAAAGCGAATCCAACGTGCTGGCCGAAAAGGGGCCGGGACGGGTCAGCCCGCATTTCGTCCACGGCCGGCTGATCAACCTGACCAGCGGCCAGGTGTCGATCAAATATGGCCTGATGGGTCCCAACCATTCGGTGGTCACCGCCTGTTCGACCGGCGCCCATTCGATCGGCGACGCGGCGCGGATGATCAAGGACGACGACGCCGACATCATGCTTGCCGGCGGCGCCGAAAGCACCATCAACCCGCTTGGCGTGGCGGGTTTCGCGCAGGCGCGCGCGCTCAACACCAGCTTCAACGACCGGCCCGAACAGGCCAGCCGCCCTTATGACAAGGGCCGCGAAGGCTTCGTCATGGGCGAGGGCGCGGGCGTCGTCGTGCTGGAGGAATATGAGCACGCCAAGGCGCGCGGCGCGAAAATCTATGCCGAAGTCGTCGGCTATGGCCTGTCCGGCGACGCCTATCACGTGACCGCTCCGCATCCCGAGGGCCGCGGCGCCGAGCTGGCGATGCGCATGGCGTTGAAGAAGGCGGGGCTTGGACCCTGCGACATCGATTACGTCAATGCCCATGGCACCTCGACCATGGCCGACACGATCGAGCTCGCGGCGGTCAAGCGCGTGCTGGGCGACGATCTGTGCGGTGCGTCGATGAGCTCGACCAAATCGGCGATCGGCCACCTGCTCGGCGGCGCCGGCGCGGTGGAAGCGATCTTCTGCATCCTCGCCATCCGCGACCAGATCGTCCCGCCGACGCTTAACCTCGACGATCCCGACGAGGGCACGGAAGGCGTCGACCTTGTCCCGCACAAGGCCAAGAAACGCGAAGTGAAGGCGGTGCTGAACAACAGCTTCGGTTTCGGCGGCACCAACGCGTCCCTAATCATGAAGGCCGTGTGA
- the mltG gene encoding endolytic transglycosylase MltG, with protein sequence MKRLLLLVAAAIAVAALAGVGMMWWSAGPTPGPHTIIVEEGATAASVGRQLEQKGAIPGSARTFYLFSRLFGAGDPIQAGEFEIPKGTGAAGILDLLQHGRPVQRLVTVTEGMPSIIVAEKLAANKYLTGLLPQIAEGSVLPNSYSYQRGETRAAVAARMQAAMDKALADLWPKRKATCPVRTPQEAVTLASIVEKETGKPSERRTVAGVYCNRLRIGMKLDADPTVIYPITKGKPLGRRILRSELNDGNPYNTYRNAGLPPGPIANPGRESIAAVLDPAETEALYFVADGTGGHVFARTLAEQQANVRKWFEIRRKRGEM encoded by the coding sequence GTGAAGCGGCTCCTGCTGCTTGTCGCGGCCGCGATCGCCGTCGCGGCCCTCGCCGGGGTCGGCATGATGTGGTGGAGCGCAGGGCCGACGCCCGGTCCGCACACGATCATCGTCGAGGAAGGCGCAACCGCGGCCTCGGTCGGGCGCCAGCTCGAGCAGAAGGGCGCGATCCCGGGGAGCGCGCGCACCTTCTACCTGTTCTCGCGGCTGTTTGGCGCGGGCGACCCGATCCAGGCCGGCGAATTCGAAATTCCAAAGGGCACCGGCGCGGCCGGTATCCTGGACCTGTTGCAGCACGGGCGGCCGGTGCAGCGGCTGGTCACCGTGACCGAAGGCATGCCGTCGATCATCGTCGCCGAAAAATTGGCGGCGAATAAGTATCTGACCGGTCTGCTGCCGCAGATCGCGGAAGGGTCCGTGCTTCCCAACAGCTACAGCTATCAGCGCGGGGAAACCCGCGCGGCGGTCGCGGCGCGGATGCAAGCGGCGATGGACAAGGCGCTTGCCGACCTGTGGCCGAAGCGCAAGGCGACGTGCCCGGTCCGCACGCCGCAGGAAGCCGTCACGCTGGCGTCGATCGTCGAGAAAGAAACCGGCAAACCGTCGGAGCGGCGCACGGTGGCGGGCGTCTACTGCAACCGGCTGCGCATCGGCATGAAGCTGGATGCCGACCCCACCGTCATTTACCCGATTACCAAGGGCAAGCCGCTGGGCCGGCGGATCCTGCGGTCGGAGCTGAACGACGGTAATCCGTACAATACCTATCGCAATGCCGGCCTGCCGCCGGGGCCGATCGCCAACCCGGGCAGGGAGAGCATCGCCGCGGTGCTCGACCCGGCAGAGACCGAGGCGCTTTACTTCGTCGCCGACGGAACGGGCGGGCACGTCTTTGCCCGGACGCTTGCCGAGCAACAGGCCAACGTCCGCAAATGGTTCGAAATCCGCCGGAAGCGGGGCGAGATGTGA
- a CDS encoding MarR family winged helix-turn-helix transcriptional regulator, with protein MRALIAYVRSGEPDLTNRQMALLMLVYLTPGPHTVRGLAKVLGVSKPVVTRALNTLGALGYLRRERDQDDRRNVFVVRTKDGADFLEDFKRNLRDSDGSTASTRPIIGQREFAH; from the coding sequence ATGCGGGCACTGATCGCTTACGTCCGGTCAGGCGAACCCGATCTCACCAATCGCCAGATGGCCTTGCTCATGCTCGTCTACCTGACGCCCGGCCCGCATACCGTCCGCGGTCTTGCCAAGGTCCTTGGCGTTTCCAAGCCCGTCGTCACGCGCGCCTTGAATACGCTTGGCGCCCTCGGCTATCTGCGCCGCGAACGGGATCAGGACGACCGCCGCAACGTGTTCGTTGTCCGGACCAAGGACGGGGCCGATTTCCTTGAAGATTTCAAACGCAACCTCCGCGACAGCGACGGGTCGACCGCCAGCACCCGGCCCATCATCGGGCAGCGCGAATTCGCCCATTGA
- a CDS encoding leucyl aminopeptidase family protein: protein MTDFAALLAADRGQSARPIHLVDKDSFGDWVRRRPAEDRALLEANRFDGKTGYARVVLPRGNAFEVVSTVANVDDLSPWCLAKLSDSLPEGTYRLAEGQPGKAALGWLLAQHRFDTFKSKPEDAERGPRVLVTGEAAAVDPAVRLATATALVRDLVNTPALQLGPAELEQAVRDRLSGTGADIAVTKGDALDTGYPLIAAVGGAAVDDRAPRLIEAEWGKPDHPRLAIVGKGVCFDTGGLDLKPGSGMRLMKKDMGGAAHALALAWLVIAARLPVRLHLLIPAVENAVSGAALRPGDVVKSRQGLQVEIDNTDAEGRLILADALAKAAEAGPELIVDFATLTGAARIALGPDLPALFVTDDDLAGQIEAGARQADDPLWRMPLWDAYDEMLKSDVADLANASGSPMAGAVTAAMFMKRFLPDGLPWAHLDTFAWRDSAKPGRPKGGEALGLRAVFAALQNRFTA from the coding sequence ATGACCGATTTTGCAGCGCTGCTGGCTGCCGATCGCGGGCAATCCGCGCGGCCCATCCACCTGGTTGACAAGGATAGTTTTGGCGACTGGGTCAGGCGCCGCCCGGCCGAAGACCGAGCGTTGCTGGAGGCCAACCGCTTCGACGGCAAGACCGGCTATGCCAGAGTCGTCTTGCCGCGCGGCAACGCGTTCGAGGTGGTCAGCACGGTCGCCAACGTCGACGACCTATCGCCGTGGTGCCTTGCCAAGCTGTCCGACAGCCTGCCCGAAGGCACTTACCGTCTGGCCGAGGGGCAACCCGGCAAGGCGGCGCTCGGCTGGCTGCTCGCCCAGCACAGGTTCGACACGTTCAAAAGCAAGCCGGAGGACGCGGAGCGCGGCCCGCGCGTGCTGGTGACCGGAGAGGCGGCGGCGGTCGATCCCGCCGTCCGGCTGGCCACTGCCACAGCCCTTGTCCGCGATCTCGTCAATACGCCCGCGCTGCAGCTTGGACCCGCCGAACTGGAACAGGCGGTCCGCGACCGGCTGTCCGGCACCGGTGCCGATATCGCGGTCACCAAAGGGGATGCGCTCGATACGGGCTATCCGCTGATCGCTGCGGTCGGCGGCGCCGCCGTCGACGACCGCGCCCCCCGGCTGATCGAGGCCGAATGGGGCAAGCCCGACCATCCGCGCCTAGCCATCGTCGGCAAGGGCGTATGTTTCGACACCGGCGGGCTCGACCTCAAGCCCGGCAGCGGCATGCGGTTGATGAAAAAGGACATGGGCGGCGCCGCCCACGCGCTGGCGCTGGCGTGGCTGGTGATCGCCGCTCGGCTGCCGGTGCGCCTGCACCTGCTGATCCCGGCGGTCGAGAATGCCGTGTCCGGCGCCGCGCTCCGCCCCGGCGACGTCGTCAAGTCGCGCCAGGGCCTGCAGGTCGAAATCGACAATACCGATGCCGAAGGCCGGCTTATCCTTGCCGACGCGCTGGCCAAGGCAGCCGAAGCCGGGCCCGAGCTGATCGTCGATTTTGCCACGCTCACCGGCGCGGCGCGCATCGCCCTCGGCCCCGACCTTCCCGCGCTGTTCGTCACCGACGACGACCTTGCCGGCCAGATCGAGGCCGGCGCCAGGCAGGCCGACGACCCGCTGTGGCGGATGCCCTTGTGGGATGCCTACGACGAGATGCTGAAAAGCGACGTCGCAGACCTGGCCAACGCCTCCGGGTCGCCGATGGCCGGCGCCGTCACGGCGGCGATGTTCATGAAGCGATTCCTGCCCGACGGACTGCCGTGGGCGCACCTCGACACCTTCGCCTGGCGGGACAGCGCGAAGCCCGGCCGGCCCAAGGGCGGGGAGGCGCTTGGCCTGCGCGCGGTGTTCGCGGCACTTCAGAACAGGTTTACTGCCTGA